A DNA window from Solanum lycopersicum chromosome 3, SLM_r2.1 contains the following coding sequences:
- the LOC138347534 gene encoding uncharacterized protein — protein MGGFRPSTQGSNQDNWHQGQGNQGRNYGNYNREGHYVRNGNYNRDNNFNRGNYANRNDWNGLYVPPQNREVTPRDGGDSMARVEDMLHKMIRRFDASDEHIKELRGDLASIEQKVDTHAISIKQIELQMDQLSATQTIDPPMPSTKENVRKDNDNEVNGSGEAEESNGKDTEVSIKVIPIPRPPPPFPQRLMKKTEDSKYQCFITILKKLSINVPLVEALEQMPDYAKFMKDLVTKKRSVTFEDDDRLQHCTAITTRSLIQKKEDPGAFTIPCTVGSLHFVKALCDLGASINLMSLSIYKKLGLGDQKPSAMRLLMADRTEK, from the exons atggggggtttccgaccaagcacCCAAGgttcaaatcaggataattggcaccaaggtcaagggaaccaaggtcggaactatggtaactacaatcgtgagggtcattatgtccgaaatggaaactacaaccgcgacaacaactttaacaggggtaactatgctaatagaaacgattGGAATGGGctctatgtccctcctcaaaatcgtgaagttactcctagggatggtggagatagtatggcacgagttgaggatatgttgcacaaaatgataaggaggttcgatgctagtgatgagcacattaaagagttaaggggtgatttagcAAGTATTgagcaaaaagttgatacacatgcaatttcgattaaacagatcgaattgcaaatggaccaattatctgcgaca caaaccattgacccacctatgccgtctactaaggaaaatgtgagaaaggataatgataatgaggTAAatggtagtggtgaagcagaggaaagtaatggaaaagatacAGAAGTatctatcaaggtaattcccatacctaggccaccaccacccttccctcagagattaatGAAAAAAACAGAGGATAGTAAATATCAATGTTTCATAACAATTTTGAagaagctttctatcaatgtccctttggtagaagctctagaacaaatgcctgattatgccaaatttatgaaagatctggtcaccaagaaaagatcggtcactttcgaggatgatgatagactgcaacaTTGTACTGCTATTACTACAAGATCCctcatacaaaagaaagaagatcctggtgcgttcactattccttgtacagttgggtcattacattttgtgaaagcattatgtgatctgggggcaagcataaatctcatgtccctctcgatttacaagaagttgggtttgggggatcaaAAACCctctgcgatgcggctactgatggctgatcgaacagagAAATGa